One Planctomycetia bacterium genomic window, CGCCCCGCGGCGATCAACCTAAGCGCACCCAGGCCTGGGCGGACTAGCCGCCCCAGACGCCCCCCGAAAGAATCAGCAGCGGGGCTGCAGCTCAAGAGAATCCGCTCCGAGAGCGGACAGCTAGTGGAAACGACTACTTGCGAATTTCCAAGCGACGAATGATTTCCAAGTAGCGCTCTGGACTCACCCGCTTCAGGTAATCCAGCAACCGGCGTCGCCGACTGACCATCATCAAGAGACCGCGCCGGCTGGCGTAGTCCTTGCTGTGCGACTTCAGGTGACCGGTCAATTCACCGATCCTGGTCGTCAGAATGGCGATTTGAATCTCCGGGGAGCCGGTGTCATTATCGCCGCGCTTGTAGCCCCCGATGACTTCCTGTTTTCGCTCTTTGGTAATCATGTGCGACCGCGATTTTTCCTCTCGACGCGAACCCCGCCAGCCGCCCCTCGTGAGAGGCCCACTGTCAGTGCTTCCCGACCTCGTTCGACTCTTTCCACACGATGGATCAACAAAAACTTGAGCGTCCAATGTAGCGGGCGGGACAGGATTTGCAAGGCGGAAAAAGCGGCGGG contains:
- the rpsO gene encoding 30S ribosomal protein S15, translating into MITKERKQEVIGGYKRGDNDTGSPEIQIAILTTRIGELTGHLKSHSKDYASRRGLLMMVSRRRRLLDYLKRVSPERYLEIIRRLEIRK